In one window of Methanosarcina vacuolata Z-761 DNA:
- a CDS encoding TATA-box-binding protein, with the protein MEPTITIENIVASTRLAEDFDLQKLMDAGLEGAEYNKTKFPGLVYRIENPKVVFLIFTSGKVVCAGARSTDKAHMALINLANELSSIGCKEIDPEPEIHVQNVVASADLNTNLNLNAILTAFGMENVEYEPEVFPGLVYKLEAPKVVVLVFRTGKLVITGGKCPEDCEEGLRIIKTQFEELGLLY; encoded by the coding sequence ATGGAACCCACAATAACTATAGAGAACATAGTGGCATCTACCAGGCTGGCAGAAGATTTCGACCTGCAAAAATTAATGGACGCTGGGCTTGAAGGCGCAGAATATAACAAAACGAAGTTTCCCGGCCTTGTATACAGAATTGAGAATCCAAAGGTTGTCTTTCTAATTTTCACCTCTGGAAAAGTGGTATGCGCTGGAGCCAGGAGTACCGATAAAGCTCATATGGCTCTGATCAATCTGGCTAATGAACTCAGTTCTATAGGTTGCAAGGAAATAGATCCAGAGCCTGAGATTCACGTTCAAAATGTAGTAGCCTCCGCAGATTTGAACACGAATTTAAACTTGAACGCCATTTTGACAGCCTTTGGAATGGAAAACGTCGAGTACGAGCCAGAGGTATTTCCTGGGCTTGTTTATAAGCTTGAGGCTCCCAAAGTGGTAGTGCTTGTATTCAGAACTGGCAAGCTGGTAATTACAGGTGGAAAATGTCCAGAGGATTGCGAGGAGGGCCTGCGGATCATTAAGACACAGTTT